Sequence from the Ziziphus jujuba cultivar Dongzao chromosome 9, ASM3175591v1 genome:
TTCCAGATGGTGACTGATGGTTGATGAAAGGTTTCTGACACTAAAATTTttcgatttcttttttttttttttctaatttttttttttaatacattttctcatcaaccaaacggaagaaaaaaataatggaataagTTAGGGCAAAAGACATTCTTACGAGTTGCCGAGAGCGAAGAGCAAGAATAGATTTGCGAGCTAAGAACGCAGCCATTGCTGGTGGTGGCCGAGGCAAATGGGTACTTATGCTTTCTCTGTAACTCGGAAGCGGTTCGGAGGAGCAAGCGATCAACTGAGCCCACTTGATTCGGAATGGGAACTGGGGGATAAACGATGCGTTAGCGCAAGGCAGCAAGAGTCGGTTCCGCTTTCAAAACGCTGCGTTTCTATTAATTAAAGATCCTACCATGCGCCATGCGcctttttttagtttaaaaaaatatatattatggaaaaatatttttaaaatatttttgttttaaataataaaattgtatttttatttagtgGATATTAAAAGGAATAATAGCATGGACACCATCTAACTTTATCAAtgtatttcaatttaaaatatatatgtttttatttaatttatttatatttaataatatatatcttttaaaaaatccatttatttatttataaattatattaatatattacttaattaattaataacattatgTTATTAGTAAATATGTTATTAGATTAAACGGTGACTATAGTATTCCActacaaaaatcatatattttttatttgttcaaccaaaaaatataacatcttaacccaaatatatatatatatatatatatatatttttcctgttataattattaattagtaaatgGAAATTACAAAAGGGGCATTTTTAacatttgtcaaaaaataatgttatgcgtttacatgtttattttattttatattaatttttcaacagATAAAAATATTATCCTACTATTTTTATCCTACTATTTtaccacctttttttttaataatttaaacaattttaatgTCTATAACTTTACTTTCTCTAGATGCATCCTATTCACTTCTCAGTAATTTTCATTATTAGTGAGATCAGTAACGattgctaaaaaaaataataaaaaataaaaaagagaaagagaaaactcaaaaatcaaaattgagaaactatcatttcaatatattattagttttttaaactaaaaatgttcaatattttgtttttaggtaaaaagaaaaaccatagcAAAAACCGAACGCACACTAAGCCCACTAAAACTGCTAAAACCTAGCAAACATTTGCTACTTGTACCACTAGGGTTTAAGCTTCCGTCTATTCAATCTCGCAAGCCAATTGCTAACCtttaaaaccagaaaatggcTTTCTTCTGCAGATCAGCTCTAATGGCGGGTACAAGGTCTATCGCAGCTCGTTCCAGAACCGTGACCCCAAAATCAATTCCCTCTCCTTTCTCCTCTTCAACCACCCGAGCCATCCCTCGTGCTTCGCGGTACaaaataagttttcaaatttcAGCTTCTGATTATCTCTGCAATTgtgatttgtgtttattttactatttcttGCTggttttattgttatatttgctTTAGTTTTAgttatctgaaaaaaaaaaaaaaaatagtgggaAAGGATATTGTTTTTGATAATGTCACTTGTGTTATTTAGGATTGTTACGGTATTGGGAAGCGTCGAGTCATTGATGCCACTTCACAGTGCCATTGCATCTGCTCGACTCAAATCTAGCATTGCCATGGATTCTACCTGCTGGAGCTGCCTTTCTCAaggtacttttatttatttatttattttataaaacccACAAGTTAAATTGTTCAGAAGATTTCTGATTGTTTTTAATTAACCTGTTGTTGATAATTCGACTGGTGTACAACATTAGTGCAATGGCATTgttttgttggttggttttttattgttttgccTAATAGGAATAATTTCCAGAGtaatgaggtttttttttttttctgttgtttATGTAATTTCACGTCTCTATAAATGTTGTTCTTACCTTAACAAATCTTGGGTGCTAGCTCGTTTGGTTCCATTCTATAGTTAAGAAACCGAAAACCGGTGTGGAGtcatattttttaagtttgtgAGTGTGCCTGTTTTGTGCTTTCCAGTGCAAAATGAACTTAGAATTTTCGgttccttttaaaataaaaacaaaaagagtaaAAAGTAATATTCAAATTGTCATCCAGTGCCATTTAAATGATTGGCCAGTGGCAGTACTTAGTTTTAGTTTCCCTTTTTATATGTATGTCTGACTCATTTTTCTACATCATGGTATAGGACTTGCATCACCATTATGACAAGGCCCACCAGCTATGCGAGTCAAATAAGTGCATAGGATATTTCTTCTTTATCGCTTTGTAAACGGAAAAGAATGCTTCAACTATAGAAATTTTGGACTCTGTATCATGCAGCTTATGCAAACTTGTTTGATTGAGTTGCTTAATGCCTCTTGTTAACCTTATGAATTGTCTTTCTGCTACTTTTGAGGGTCATATCCGTTTTGCGTTATTGTTTCAAGATCTGTGCATGGTAAATGGACAGAAGTTGCTGGAAATGCTTTCTTGCGACGATGGATGTACTTCATGCCAATaaattattctttgtttttgcATCTTTATCTGGagacaattttcttcaaaatattCTTTTGCAATGTTGGTGCATTGGTGTGGGTTTTAAAAGTTGAAACAAGCAAATGATAATGCTTATTTTTCCCTTTTGCAATAAAGAGAATGATTAAATATGTTGGGATCAAGGAAGGGAGAAATTAATTTCCACTCAACCACTTAATTACAACTTGCACAAAAATTAAGAGTACATTTTGTTGCTAGGGAAAAGATGTTTTACTGTGGTAGCAACTTCTCACTGCTTATTGAAGTAGAGAAAAGGGAATAAAGTTCTCCCATCTATATtttattagagcaacataaaaTGTTGCAATATGTTATGTTTACTGCCTTTTAtgtcctttttttctctttttattgtgGTGTGTTTAAAATGAGAAATACCGTGAAAAGAATTAATATGCAGGCCTCAATATGTTAGGGAGATCAATATagatctttgtttctttcaaaataaaaacaaaaggaatgGAAATTAATCTTCAAATTGTCATCCAGTGTCATTTAAATTATTAGCCAGTGGCCACTGGTTAATTTTAGTTTCCCTTTTTGTATGTATTTCTAACTTATTTTTCTACATCATGGTATAGGACTTGCATCACCATTGTGACAAAGCCCGCCAGCTATGTGAGACAAATAAGTGCTTAGGATATTTCTTCTATATGACTTTGTAAACGGAAAAGAATGCTTCAACTCTAGAAATTTTGAACTTTGTATAATGCAGCTTATGCAAGCTTGTTCACTGAGTGGCTTAATGACTCCTTATAAATTGATTTCTGTTGCTTTTGAGGGTCATCTccattttgggtttttatttcaAGATTTATGCATGGTAAATGGACAGAAGTTGCTCAGAATGCTTTCTTCTGATGATAAATGTGCTTCATGCCAATAAATTACTCtttgtttttgcatttttatctcGAGACAATTTCCTTTAAAATATTCGTTTGTAATATTGGTTGCGTTAATGTAGGTTTTAAAAGTTGAAACAAGCAAATGATCATGCTTATTTTTTCGTTTTTCAATAAAGGGATGATTAAATATGTGGGGATCAAGGAAGGGAGAAGTTAATTGCAACTTACACAAAAATTAAGAGTACATCTTGATGCTAGGAAAAAGATGTTTTAGTGTCATGGCAACTTGACTCTGGTTATTGAAGTAGAAAAGGGAATAAACTTCACCATCAATATTGTATGGTAGCAGCATAAAATGTTGCAACATGTAATGTTTACTGGTTTTATGCCCTTTTTTCTCATTTTGGTGTGGCGTATTTAAAATAAGAACTTAAAAGCTGAAAAAACTGGTAGAGGGTAGGTCTCAAT
This genomic interval carries:
- the LOC125418369 gene encoding protein NONRESPONDING TO OXYLIPINS 2, mitochondrial isoform X3 → MAFFCRSALMAGTRSIAARSRTVTPKSIPSPFSSSTTRAIPRASRIVTVLGSVESLMPLHSAIASARLKSSIAMDSTCWSCLSQGLASPL
- the LOC125418369 gene encoding protein NONRESPONDING TO OXYLIPINS 2, mitochondrial isoform X4, whose protein sequence is MAFFCRSALMAGTRSIAARSRTVTPKSIPSPFSSSTTRAIPRASRIVTVLGSVESLMPLHSAIASARLKSSIAMDSTCWSCLSQDFAVPR
- the LOC125418369 gene encoding protein NONRESPONDING TO OXYLIPINS 2, mitochondrial isoform X2 → MAFFCRSALMAGTRSIAARSRTVTPKSIPSPFSSSTTRAIPRASRIVTVLGSVESLMPLHSAIASARLKSSIAMDSTCWSCLSQGLASPL
- the LOC125418369 gene encoding protein NONRESPONDING TO OXYLIPINS 2, mitochondrial isoform X1; the encoded protein is MAFFCRSALMAGTRSIAARSRTVTPKSIPSPFSSSTTRAIPRASRIVTVLGSVESLMPLHSAIASARLKSSIAMDSTCWSCLSQGLGLDTS